One part of the Moorena sp. SIOASIH genome encodes these proteins:
- a CDS encoding M20 family metallopeptidase, translating into MLSQIKELAQELAPRLIEIRRHLHSYPELSGQEHQTAAYVAGVLSSCGLHVQEGIGKTGLIGELIGGTDERLLALRTDMDALPITEQTCLDFASHQPGVMHACGHDVHTTVGLGTAMVLSQLGERFPGNTRFLFQPAEEIAQGANWIVKDGGMKDVSAIFGLHVFPSIPAGSIGIRYGALTAAADDLEIVIMGESGHGARPHQAIDAIWIAAQVITTLQQAISRTQNPLHPMVLTIGQISGGRAPNIIADQVQLVGTVRSLHPQTYAGLPDWIEKIVANVCNAYGARYHINYQRGVPSVQNDLALTQLLEAAAKEAWGSDRVLIIPEASMGAEDFSVYLQHAPGSMFRLGVGFQNKLNYPLHHPLFAVDESAIVTGVVTLAYAIYKYWNQDC; encoded by the coding sequence ATGCTCTCCCAGATTAAAGAGTTAGCCCAAGAACTTGCCCCGCGTCTGATCGAAATTCGCCGTCATCTCCACTCTTACCCAGAATTGAGTGGTCAAGAACACCAAACAGCAGCTTACGTAGCTGGGGTCTTATCCTCTTGTGGTCTTCATGTACAAGAAGGGATTGGCAAAACTGGTCTTATCGGTGAACTGATTGGTGGCACAGATGAGCGATTACTCGCACTGCGCACTGATATGGACGCTCTACCCATCACCGAACAAACTTGTCTGGATTTTGCCTCACATCAACCGGGAGTCATGCATGCCTGTGGTCATGATGTCCACACCACCGTAGGCTTAGGCACAGCTATGGTTCTATCCCAACTCGGAGAAAGGTTTCCTGGTAATACTCGCTTTCTGTTCCAACCAGCTGAGGAAATTGCTCAAGGTGCAAACTGGATTGTCAAAGATGGGGGAATGAAGGATGTGAGTGCTATCTTTGGTCTTCACGTTTTCCCCTCAATTCCAGCAGGGTCTATTGGTATCCGCTATGGGGCATTAACAGCAGCAGCGGATGATTTAGAAATCGTAATTATGGGAGAATCCGGTCATGGAGCTCGCCCTCACCAAGCTATTGACGCGATTTGGATTGCTGCCCAGGTGATTACCACCCTCCAACAAGCTATTAGTCGCACCCAGAACCCATTACACCCTATGGTCTTGACAATTGGACAAATTAGTGGTGGGCGAGCTCCGAATATTATTGCTGACCAAGTGCAACTAGTAGGAACAGTGCGATCGCTTCATCCCCAAACCTATGCTGGTCTACCGGATTGGATTGAAAAGATTGTGGCCAATGTCTGTAATGCTTATGGCGCTCGCTATCACATCAACTATCAGCGGGGAGTACCATCAGTACAAAATGACTTAGCCTTAACTCAGTTGTTGGAAGCAGCAGCTAAGGAAGCTTGGGGAAGCGATCGCGTTTTAATCATACCCGAAGCCTCTATGGGTGCGGAAGATTTCTCGGTTTATCTACAACACGCTCCCGGCAGCATGTTCCGCCTCGGGGTTGGATTCCAAAATAAACTAAACTACCCACTGCACCATCCTCTGTTTGCTGTGGATGAATCGGCCATTGTT